In a genomic window of Streptomyces sp. NBC_01231:
- the ftsX gene encoding permease-like cell division protein FtsX has protein sequence MRAQFVLSEIGVGLRRNLTMTFAVIVSVALSLALFGGSLLMSDQVSTMKGYWYDKVNVSIFLCNKSDAESDPNCAKGAVTDEQKTEIKSDLGKMSVVQTVTYESQDAAYKHYKEQFGDSPLASSLTPDQMQESYRIKLKDPEKYQVIATAFDGRDGVQSVQDQKGILDNLFGLLNGMNWAARAVMALMLVVALMLIVNTVRVSAFSRRRETGIMRLVGASGFYIQAPFIMEAAVAGLIGGTVACGFLVIARYFLIDHGLALSEKLNLINFIGWDAVLTKLPLILATSLLMPALAAFFALRKYLKV, from the coding sequence ATGCGCGCCCAGTTCGTTCTGTCGGAGATCGGTGTCGGTCTCCGCCGCAACCTGACGATGACCTTCGCCGTCATCGTCTCCGTCGCCTTGTCACTTGCCCTGTTCGGCGGGTCACTCCTGATGAGTGACCAGGTCAGCACGATGAAGGGCTACTGGTACGACAAGGTCAACGTCTCGATCTTCCTCTGCAACAAGAGCGACGCCGAGTCGGACCCCAACTGCGCCAAGGGCGCTGTCACCGACGAGCAGAAGACCGAGATCAAGTCCGACCTCGGCAAGATGTCGGTCGTCCAGACGGTGACGTACGAGTCGCAGGACGCGGCGTACAAGCACTACAAGGAGCAGTTCGGCGACTCCCCGCTGGCCAGCTCCCTCACGCCGGACCAGATGCAGGAGTCGTACCGCATCAAGCTGAAGGACCCGGAGAAGTACCAGGTCATCGCGACCGCCTTCGACGGGCGGGACGGCGTGCAGTCGGTGCAGGACCAGAAGGGGATCCTCGACAACCTCTTCGGGCTGCTCAACGGTATGAACTGGGCGGCGCGGGCGGTGATGGCGCTGATGCTGGTCGTCGCGCTGATGCTGATCGTCAACACCGTGCGCGTCTCGGCGTTCAGCCGGCGGCGCGAGACCGGGATCATGCGCCTGGTCGGTGCCTCGGGCTTCTACATCCAGGCGCCGTTCATCATGGAGGCCGCCGTCGCCGGGCTCATCGGCGGCACGGTCGCGTGCGGGTTCCTGGTGATCGCCAGATATTTCCTCATCGACCACGGCCTCGCCCTGTCCGAGAAGCTGAACCTGATCAACTTCATCGGCTGGGACGCGGTCCTGACGAAGTTGCCGCTCATCCTGGCGACGAGTCTGCTGATGCCCGCGCTGGCCGCGTTCTTCGCGTTGCGCAAGTACCTGAAGGTGTGA
- a CDS encoding serine/threonine protein kinase: protein MRPVGSKYFLEEPLGRGATGTVWRARQREAAGSEAAVQGRPGETVAIKVLKEELASDPDIVMRFLRERSVLLRLTHPNIVRVRDLVVEGDLLALVMDLVDGPDLHRYLRENGPFSPVGAALVTAQIADALAASHADGVVHRDLKPANVLLQQFGDQMHPMLTDFGIARLADSPGLTRTHEFVGTPAYVAPESAEGRPQTSAVDIYGAGILLYELVTGRPPFSGGSALEVLHQHLSAEPRRPSTVPDPLWTVIERCLRKNPDERPSAENLARGLRAVAEGIGVHANSAQIAAAEGVGALLAPDPAPAAVPGMPGAADPTQVLPHGAGAYDPNGATSVLPHTSGNPAGAADPTAVLPNRGAADPTAVMPPVPPGQPGQQGQQPGQSGGPEDPHPWQNQLRAARDRNEQTQVQYLDPNEDPLRRRPQRQVARPQQRPPQQQPQQQRPPQAGYGQPQSGYGHPQQQQPQQYAPQQQPRQQPRPQRQAPPPAQQEPRRAPREPRQRGANPMKIPGLGCLKGCLFTILILFVASWLVWEFSPLQDWIGTGKGYWEQLSDWFGKVTGFIEDVGGGSSK from the coding sequence GTGCGGCCGGTAGGCAGCAAGTACTTCCTCGAGGAGCCGCTGGGACGCGGTGCCACGGGGACCGTCTGGCGGGCCCGCCAGCGCGAGGCGGCGGGCAGTGAAGCCGCCGTGCAGGGCCGGCCGGGGGAGACCGTCGCGATCAAGGTCCTCAAGGAGGAGCTCGCGAGCGACCCCGACATCGTGATGCGGTTCCTGCGGGAGCGCTCCGTCCTGTTGCGCCTGACCCACCCGAACATCGTGCGGGTGCGCGACCTGGTGGTCGAGGGCGATCTTCTCGCCCTGGTCATGGACCTCGTCGACGGCCCCGACCTGCACCGCTATCTGCGCGAGAACGGCCCCTTCAGCCCCGTCGGCGCCGCGCTGGTGACGGCCCAGATCGCCGACGCGCTCGCCGCCAGCCACGCCGACGGCGTGGTCCACCGGGACCTGAAACCGGCCAACGTCCTGCTTCAGCAGTTCGGCGACCAGATGCACCCGATGCTGACCGACTTCGGCATCGCGCGCCTCGCCGACTCGCCCGGGCTGACCCGCACGCACGAGTTCGTCGGCACGCCCGCGTACGTCGCACCCGAGTCCGCCGAGGGCCGCCCGCAGACCTCCGCCGTCGACATCTACGGCGCCGGAATCCTGCTGTACGAGCTGGTCACCGGCCGTCCGCCGTTCTCCGGCGGCTCGGCCCTCGAGGTCCTGCACCAGCACCTGAGCGCCGAACCGCGCCGCCCCTCCACGGTCCCCGACCCGTTGTGGACGGTCATCGAGCGCTGTCTGCGCAAGAACCCGGACGAACGGCCCAGCGCCGAGAACCTCGCCCGCGGCCTGCGCGCCGTCGCCGAGGGCATCGGCGTGCACGCGAACTCGGCGCAGATCGCCGCGGCGGAGGGGGTCGGCGCGCTGCTGGCACCCGACCCGGCCCCGGCGGCCGTCCCGGGCATGCCCGGCGCCGCCGACCCGACACAGGTGCTGCCGCACGGCGCGGGCGCGTACGACCCGAACGGTGCGACCAGCGTGCTGCCGCACACCTCCGGCAACCCGGCGGGCGCCGCCGACCCCACCGCCGTCCTCCCGAACCGGGGCGCGGCCGACCCGACCGCCGTCATGCCGCCGGTGCCGCCCGGGCAGCCGGGACAGCAGGGACAGCAGCCCGGCCAGTCCGGTGGGCCCGAGGATCCGCACCCCTGGCAGAACCAGCTGCGCGCCGCCCGCGACCGCAACGAACAGACGCAGGTCCAGTACCTCGACCCGAACGAGGACCCGCTGCGCCGCCGCCCCCAGCGGCAGGTCGCCCGGCCGCAGCAGCGGCCCCCTCAGCAGCAGCCCCAGCAGCAGCGGCCTCCGCAGGCCGGATACGGGCAGCCGCAGTCCGGTTACGGCCATCCGCAACAGCAGCAGCCCCAGCAGTACGCCCCGCAGCAGCAGCCCCGGCAGCAGCCGCGGCCCCAGCGGCAGGCGCCGCCGCCCGCGCAGCAGGAACCGCGGCGGGCCCCGCGCGAGCCCCGGCAGCGCGGCGCCAACCCGATGAAGATCCCCGGCCTGGGCTGCCTGAAGGGCTGTCTGTTCACGATCCTCATCCTGTTCGTCGCCAGCTGGCTGGTCTGGGAGTTCAGCCCGCTCCAGGACTGGATCGGGACGGGCAAGGGCTACTGGGAGCAGCTCAGCGACTGGTTCGGCAAGGTGACCGGATTCATCGAGGATGTGGGTGGGGGCTCCTCCAAGTAG
- the smpB gene encoding SsrA-binding protein SmpB, with product MYVPKESQAKQGGTAAKAREGEKGGKRKIVAQNKKARHDYAIVDTYEAGIVLTGTEVKSLREGRTSLTDGFVQIDRGEAWLHNAHIPEYHQGSWTNHSARRKRKLLLHREEIDKLEAKSQETGHTIVPLALYFRDGRAKAEIALARGKKEYDKRQTLREKQDRRESDRAIAAAKRKQRAAQ from the coding sequence ATGTACGTACCGAAGGAGTCCCAGGCCAAGCAGGGCGGGACGGCCGCGAAGGCCAGAGAAGGCGAGAAGGGCGGCAAGCGCAAGATCGTCGCCCAGAACAAGAAGGCCCGGCACGACTACGCGATCGTCGACACCTACGAGGCCGGCATCGTCCTCACAGGCACCGAGGTCAAGTCGCTGCGCGAGGGACGGACGTCGCTGACCGACGGCTTCGTCCAGATCGACAGGGGGGAGGCGTGGCTGCACAACGCCCACATCCCCGAGTACCACCAGGGCAGCTGGACCAACCACTCCGCGCGCCGCAAACGCAAGCTGCTGCTGCACCGCGAGGAGATCGACAAGCTGGAGGCCAAGTCCCAGGAGACGGGTCACACGATCGTGCCCCTCGCCCTGTACTTCAGGGACGGCCGCGCGAAGGCGGAGATCGCCCTCGCGCGAGGCAAGAAGGAGTACGACAAGCGCCAGACCCTTCGCGAGAAGCAGGACCGGCGGGAGTCGGACCGGGCGATCGCGGCGGCGAAGCGGAAGCAGCGCGCCGCCCAGTAG
- a CDS encoding PHB depolymerase family esterase, protein MTDTDTRAARRPLHLAALLIALLTALLTPGRAEAASLQEVAGFGTNPGALRMFRYVPDGLPAGRPVVVALHGCTQNASGYGTGSGWLQLADRWGFSVVLPQQQTANNASSCFDWFQSGDIERGRGEAASVAQMVDRQVADVSGNASRVYVTGLSAGGGMSAVMMAAYPEKFAGGGVVAGLPYGCAQAAGSPYVCMYVGATQTPRQWGDRVRAARPGYGGPWPTLTVFQGTADHTVKPVNMTDLTGQWTDVHGVDRTADVSDTVAGYPHQVFQDTGGHPVVETYSVTGMGHGQPVDPGSGSEQCGTSGAYLLDVNLCAAYRLGRAWGLG, encoded by the coding sequence ATGACAGACACAGACACCAGAGCCGCACGCCGCCCTCTCCATCTGGCGGCCCTCTTAATCGCCCTTCTCACCGCCCTTCTCACTCCTGGCCGGGCCGAGGCCGCCTCCCTCCAGGAGGTCGCCGGGTTCGGGACCAACCCCGGTGCCCTCCGCATGTTCCGGTACGTCCCCGACGGGCTGCCCGCCGGCCGGCCCGTCGTCGTCGCGCTGCACGGATGCACGCAGAACGCCTCCGGCTACGGCACCGGCAGCGGATGGCTCCAGCTCGCCGACCGCTGGGGTTTCTCCGTCGTGCTGCCGCAGCAGCAGACCGCCAACAACGCGTCGAGCTGCTTCGACTGGTTCCAGAGCGGCGACATCGAGCGGGGTCGGGGAGAGGCCGCGTCCGTCGCGCAGATGGTCGACCGGCAAGTCGCCGACGTCTCCGGCAACGCCTCGCGGGTCTACGTCACCGGGCTGTCCGCCGGCGGTGGCATGAGCGCCGTGATGATGGCGGCGTACCCGGAGAAGTTCGCCGGCGGAGGCGTCGTCGCCGGACTGCCGTACGGATGCGCGCAGGCCGCCGGGTCGCCGTACGTCTGCATGTACGTCGGCGCCACCCAGACCCCGCGGCAGTGGGGCGACCGGGTGCGGGCCGCCCGCCCCGGGTACGGCGGCCCCTGGCCCACGCTCACCGTCTTCCAGGGCACCGCCGACCACACCGTGAAGCCCGTCAACATGACCGACCTGACGGGTCAGTGGACCGACGTCCACGGGGTCGACCGGACCGCCGACGTCAGCGACACCGTGGCCGGGTATCCCCACCAGGTCTTCCAGGACACGGGCGGGCACCCCGTCGTGGAGACGTACAGCGTCACCGGGATGGGACACGGGCAGCCCGTCGATCCCGGGAGCGGGAGCGAGCAGTGCGGGACGTCGGGGGCGTACCTCCTCGACGTGAACCTGTGTGCCGCGTACCGGCTCGGACGGGCCTGGGGGCTCGGCTGA
- the prfB gene encoding peptide chain release factor 2: MAVVDVSEELKSLSSTMESIEAVLDLEKLRADIAVLEEQAAAPSLWDNPDEAQKITSKLSHLQAEVRKAETLRGRIDDLSVLFEMAEEEDDPDTRAEAESELTAVKKALDEMEVRTLLSGEYDSREALVNIRAEAGGVDAADFAEKLQRMYLRWAEQHGYKTEIYETSYAEEAGIKSTTFAVQIPYAYGTLSVEQGTHRLVRISPFDNQGRRQTSFAGVEILPVVEQTDHIEIDESELRVDVYRSSGPGGQGVNTTDSAVRLTHLPTGIVVSCQNERSQIQNKASAMNVLQAKLLDRRRQEEQAKMDALKGDGGNSWGNQMRSYVLHPYQMVKDLRTEFEVGNPEAVFNGEIDGFLEAGIRWRKQQEK, translated from the coding sequence GTGGCAGTCGTCGATGTATCCGAAGAGCTCAAGTCCCTCTCCTCGACCATGGAGTCGATCGAGGCCGTTCTGGACCTCGAGAAGCTGAGGGCAGACATCGCCGTGCTCGAGGAGCAGGCGGCCGCGCCGTCCCTGTGGGACAACCCGGACGAGGCGCAGAAGATCACCAGCAAGCTCTCCCACCTCCAGGCCGAGGTCAGGAAGGCGGAGACGCTGCGCGGACGGATCGACGATCTCTCCGTGCTGTTCGAGATGGCGGAGGAGGAGGACGACCCGGACACCCGCGCCGAGGCCGAGTCCGAGCTCACCGCCGTCAAGAAGGCGCTGGACGAGATGGAGGTGCGGACGCTGCTGTCCGGCGAGTACGACTCGCGCGAGGCGCTCGTCAACATCCGCGCCGAGGCCGGTGGTGTCGACGCGGCCGACTTCGCCGAGAAGCTCCAGCGCATGTACCTGCGCTGGGCGGAGCAGCACGGATACAAGACCGAGATCTACGAGACGTCGTACGCGGAAGAGGCCGGCATCAAGTCGACCACCTTCGCCGTGCAGATCCCTTACGCCTACGGGACGCTCTCCGTGGAGCAGGGCACGCACCGGCTGGTGCGCATCTCGCCGTTCGACAACCAGGGGCGCCGCCAGACCTCCTTCGCGGGCGTCGAGATCCTTCCGGTGGTCGAGCAGACCGACCACATCGAGATCGACGAGTCCGAACTGCGCGTGGACGTCTACCGCTCGTCCGGACCCGGCGGCCAGGGCGTCAACACCACCGACTCCGCGGTGCGCCTCACCCACCTGCCCACCGGCATCGTCGTCTCCTGCCAGAACGAGCGGTCGCAGATCCAGAACAAGGCGAGCGCGATGAACGTCCTCCAGGCCAAGCTCCTCGACCGGCGCCGCCAGGAGGAGCAGGCCAAGATGGACGCGCTCAAGGGCGACGGCGGCAACTCCTGGGGCAACCAGATGCGTTCGTACGTCCTGCACCCGTACCAGATGGTCAAGGACCTGCGCACCGAGTTCGAAGTCGGAAACCCGGAGGCCGTGTTCAACGGCGAGATCGACGGGTTCCTGGAGGCCGGGATTCGCTGGCGCAAGCAGCAGGAGAAGTAG
- a CDS encoding S41 family peptidase — MSGRHLFCQPRRIGRGAALTLVFASVLVAGAATGSFPNSEVRDRKPASDPTLSAASASRHEQVAKAAEKAMADGESPMEAAERAVSRSGDRWGAVYSQGEYEEFEEALDGQYTGVGLWTRRERDGRIEVTKVLSDSPAAAAGIHRGDRLRSVDGRKVDGRPVTDVVSLLRGDTTAAAGTTVRLGLERGTRAWSETLRRARLSTDDVTVRTPAENTTVIKISAFTKGSGDRVRAAVRQAPAGAGIILDLRGNSGGLVTEAVTAASAFLDGGLVATYDVEGDQRALHAHTNGDTTRPLVVLVDGGTMSAAELLTGALQDRGRAVVVGSRTFGKGSVQMPTRLPDGSVAELTVGHYRTPAGRGVDGHGITPDLDVERNVLERAGTVLSGLGR, encoded by the coding sequence ATGTCAGGCCGACACCTGTTCTGTCAGCCCCGCCGCATCGGCCGCGGGGCCGCCCTGACATTGGTCTTCGCGAGTGTTCTCGTCGCCGGAGCCGCGACCGGCTCCTTCCCGAACTCCGAGGTCCGCGACCGGAAACCCGCTTCCGACCCCACCTTGTCGGCCGCCTCCGCGAGCCGCCACGAGCAGGTGGCGAAGGCCGCCGAGAAGGCCATGGCCGACGGCGAGTCCCCCATGGAGGCCGCCGAACGCGCGGTCAGCCGCAGCGGGGACCGCTGGGGTGCCGTCTACTCCCAGGGGGAGTACGAGGAGTTCGAGGAGGCCCTCGACGGCCAGTACACCGGAGTCGGCCTGTGGACGCGGCGCGAGCGGGACGGCCGTATCGAGGTGACCAAGGTCCTGTCGGACTCGCCCGCGGCCGCCGCCGGGATCCACCGCGGCGACCGACTGCGCAGCGTCGACGGGAGGAAGGTCGACGGGCGCCCCGTCACCGACGTCGTCTCACTGCTGCGCGGTGACACCACGGCCGCCGCCGGTACGACCGTCCGCCTCGGTCTGGAGCGCGGCACGCGCGCGTGGAGCGAGACCCTGCGCCGGGCCCGCCTGTCCACGGACGACGTGACCGTGCGCACGCCCGCCGAGAACACCACCGTCATCAAGATCTCCGCCTTCACCAAGGGCTCGGGCGACCGGGTCCGCGCCGCCGTACGGCAGGCTCCGGCCGGCGCCGGGATCATCCTCGACCTGCGCGGCAACTCCGGCGGCCTGGTCACCGAGGCCGTCACCGCCGCCTCCGCCTTCCTCGACGGCGGCCTGGTGGCCACGTACGACGTCGAGGGCGACCAGCGCGCCCTGCACGCCCACACAAACGGCGACACCACCAGACCCCTGGTCGTGCTCGTCGACGGCGGCACGATGAGCGCGGCCGAGCTGCTCACCGGCGCCCTGCAGGACCGAGGTCGCGCGGTCGTGGTGGGCTCGCGCACCTTCGGCAAGGGCTCGGTCCAGATGCCGACCCGGCTGCCCGACGGCTCCGTCGCGGAGCTGACCGTCGGGCACTACCGCACCCCGGCGGGCCGCGGGGTCGACGGCCACGGCATCACGCCCGACCTGGACGTCGAGCGGAACGTCCTGGAGCGGGCCGGGACGGTGCTGAGCGGACTGGGGCGGTAG
- the ftsE gene encoding cell division ATP-binding protein FtsE codes for MIRFDNVSKVYPKQTRPALRDVSLEVEKGEFVFLVGSSGSGKSTFLRLVLREERSSHGQVHVLGKDLARLSNWKVPQMRRQLGTVFQDFRLLPNKTVAENVAFAQEVIGKSKGEIRKSVPQVLDLVGLGGKEDRMPGELSGGEQQRVAIARAFVNRPKLLIADEPTGNLDPQTSVGIMKLLDRINRTGTTVLMATHDQNIVDQMRKRVIELEKGRLVRDQARGVYGYQH; via the coding sequence GTGATCCGATTCGACAACGTATCCAAGGTCTACCCCAAGCAGACCCGCCCCGCACTCAGGGATGTCTCCCTGGAAGTGGAGAAGGGCGAGTTCGTGTTCCTCGTGGGGTCCTCCGGCTCCGGAAAGTCCACTTTCCTGCGGCTGGTCCTCCGCGAGGAGCGCAGCAGCCATGGTCAGGTGCACGTCCTGGGCAAGGATCTCGCGCGCCTCTCCAACTGGAAGGTGCCGCAGATGCGTCGCCAGCTGGGGACGGTCTTCCAGGACTTCCGGCTGCTGCCGAACAAGACGGTGGCGGAGAACGTCGCCTTCGCGCAGGAGGTCATCGGCAAGTCGAAAGGCGAGATCCGCAAGTCCGTGCCGCAGGTGCTCGACCTCGTCGGGCTCGGCGGCAAGGAGGACCGGATGCCCGGTGAGCTGTCCGGTGGCGAGCAGCAGCGCGTCGCCATCGCGCGCGCGTTCGTCAACCGGCCCAAGCTGCTGATCGCGGACGAGCCCACCGGCAACCTCGACCCGCAGACCTCCGTCGGCATCATGAAGCTGCTCGACCGGATCAACCGGACGGGCACCACCGTGCTGATGGCCACGCACGACCAGAACATCGTGGACCAGATGCGCAAGCGCGTCATCGAGCTGGAGAAGGGCCGTCTCGTCCGCGACCAGGCACGCGGCGTCTACGGCTACCAGCACTGA
- a CDS encoding serine/threonine protein kinase codes for MTRKIGSRYSAHQILGRGSAGTVWLGEGPDGPVAIKLLREDLASDQELVGRFVQERTALLGLEHPNVVSVRDLVVDGNDLALVMDLVRGTDLRTRLDRDKRLSPEAAAAIVADVADGLAAAHAAGVVHRDVKPENVLLDMQGPLGPGGSHPALLTDFGVAKLIDSPRRTRATKIIGTPDYLAPEIVEGLPPRASVDIYALATVLYELLAGFTPFGGGHPGAVLRRHVTETVVPLPGIPDELWQLMVQCLAKAPASRLRASELGARLRELLPMLVGMPPLDVDEPETEAEEDEREEPPQQPQSSSRVRRGAVPLVPGAKPADSNRDTHTSMRVPAPDELAGGARGTARAPRAAGAPRPGSARHRAATRRRRAVLGVATLVLLVAAGVGTWAATSGDDAGATPQDTKNSAPASP; via the coding sequence TTGACACGGAAGATCGGCAGCCGGTACTCCGCCCACCAGATCCTGGGGCGGGGCAGCGCCGGCACGGTGTGGCTGGGCGAGGGACCCGACGGGCCCGTCGCCATCAAGCTGCTGCGCGAGGACCTCGCGTCCGACCAGGAGCTCGTCGGACGCTTCGTCCAGGAGCGCACGGCGCTGCTCGGCCTGGAGCACCCGAACGTGGTCTCGGTGCGGGACCTGGTGGTCGACGGCAACGACCTCGCGCTCGTCATGGACCTGGTCCGGGGCACGGACCTGCGCACCCGGCTCGACCGGGACAAGCGGCTCTCGCCCGAGGCGGCGGCCGCCATCGTCGCGGACGTGGCCGACGGGCTGGCGGCGGCACACGCGGCCGGGGTCGTGCACCGCGACGTCAAGCCGGAGAACGTGCTGCTGGACATGCAGGGCCCGCTCGGTCCGGGCGGCTCCCATCCGGCGCTGCTGACCGACTTCGGCGTCGCCAAGCTGATCGACTCGCCGCGGCGGACCCGCGCCACGAAGATTATCGGCACGCCGGACTATCTGGCGCCGGAGATCGTCGAGGGCCTGCCGCCGCGGGCCTCGGTGGACATCTACGCCCTCGCGACCGTCCTGTACGAGCTGCTGGCGGGCTTCACCCCGTTCGGCGGGGGACACCCGGGCGCGGTGCTGCGCCGGCACGTCACCGAGACGGTCGTCCCGCTCCCGGGCATCCCGGACGAGCTCTGGCAGCTGATGGTGCAGTGCCTGGCCAAGGCGCCGGCCTCGCGGCTGCGGGCCTCGGAACTCGGCGCACGGCTGCGGGAGCTGCTGCCGATGCTGGTCGGGATGCCGCCGCTGGACGTCGACGAGCCGGAGACGGAGGCGGAGGAGGACGAGCGGGAGGAGCCGCCTCAGCAACCCCAGTCCTCCTCGCGGGTACGCCGCGGGGCGGTGCCGCTGGTGCCGGGGGCGAAGCCGGCGGACTCCAACCGGGACACGCACACCTCGATGAGGGTGCCGGCGCCCGACGAACTGGCCGGGGGTGCGCGCGGGACGGCCCGGGCGCCGCGGGCAGCGGGTGCGCCGCGACCGGGCTCCGCACGGCACCGGGCGGCCACGCGGCGCCGGCGGGCGGTGCTGGGCGTCGCCACGCTGGTCCTGCTGGTCGCGGCCGGCGTCGGCACGTGGGCGGCGACCTCGGGCGACGACGCGGGGGCGACCCCCCAGGACACGAAGAACTCGGCCCCGGCGTCCCCGTGA